The Streptomyces sp. 135 sequence CTCGGGCAAGAACGGCACCACGGTCACGCTCGGCAAGTCCTCCACCAAGAACACCGTGCACCTGTACGAGGACCCGCGCTGCCCCGGCTGCGCGGCCATGGAGCAGTCCATCGGCTCCGCGGTCGACAAGGGCATGAAGGACGGCGACTACAAGCTGTCCTTCACCATCGGGACGTTCCTCGACAACAACCTCGGCGGCGAGGGCTCGAAGAACGCGCTGAGCGCGCTCGGTGCCGCCCTGAACGTCAGCCCGGACGCGTTCCTCGAGTTCAAGACCGCCCTGTACTCCGCGAAGTTCCACCCGTCGGAGTCCACCGACACGTTCGCGGATGACGACGAGCTGCTCAAGGTGGCCGACACGGTCGACGCGCTCAAGGACAACAAGAAGTTCGAGAGTGCCGTCAAGAAGGGCACCTACGACGCCTGGGCCGTGAAGATGAGCGACTCCTTCCAGGATGCCGAGGGCGTGGAGTCGACCCCGACGATCAAGGTCAACGGCAAGGTGATCGAGACGCCGAAGACCCCGGACGCCTGGAAGGCCGCGCTGAAGACGGCGGGCGTCACGAAGTAGCGGGCGCTCTGCCTTCCGCCGAAGAGCGGGCCAATTTTCCCCGTTGGCCCGCTCTTCGTCCATACTGGTCAGTAATGTGATCACTCGTGACCAGTAGCCTCCCTTCCGCACCCACAGGTGCCTCAACTCCCAGTCGCCGCACGGTCGTCAAGGCCGTTGCCGCCACCGCCGCACTCGCGGCCCCACTCGCCACGGCATCCCTCGCACACGCCGCCGAGAGCCCCGCCTTCCTGCACGGTGTCGCCTCCGGTGATCCGTTGCCCGACGGCGTCCTGCTGTGGACCCGGGTGACGCCCACCCCGGACGCCGTGCCCGGGTCGGGCAAGGGGCCCGATACGGAGGTGCGTTGGGAGATAGCCGAGGACAAGGGCTTCTCCAGAGTCGTCAGCAGGGGCAGCACCACCGCGCGGGCGGCCTCCGACCACACGGTCAAGGCCGACGTAAGGGGCTTGCGCCAGGCGACCACCTATTACTTCCGCTTCTCCGTAGGAGACGCCTCCCCGGTGCACTCCCCCGTGGGCCGCACCCGCACCACTCCCGCGCACGAAGCCACCGCGCACGGCGTCCGGTTCGGCGTGGTCTCCTGCGCCAACTGGGAGGCGGGGTACTTCTCGGCGTACCGCCATCTCGCGGACCGCACCGAACTCGACGCGGTCCTGCACCTCGGGGACTACATCTACGAGTACCGGAGCGGTGAATACCCGACGGCCGACGACGTCGTACGCCAGCACGAGCCCCGGCACGAGATCATCACGCTCGCCGACTACCGCGTCCGGCACGGCGCGCACAAGACCGACCCCGACGCGCAGGCGATGCACGCCGCGCACCCGGTCGTCGCGATCTGGGACGACCACGAGTTCGCGGACAACACCTGGTCGGGCGGCGCCGTCAACCACAGCGCGTCCGAGGGTCCTTGGGCGCAGCGCATGGCGGCGGCCAAGCAGGCGTACTTCGAGTGGATGCCCGTACGCCCCTCGACCGAGGGCACGGTCCACCGCCGTATCCGCTTCGGCAGGCTGGCCGATCTGCACCTGCTCGACCTGCGATCCTTCCGCTCCCAGCAGGCGGGCACCGGCAGCGGCGCGGTGGACGACCCGGACCGTACGCTGACGGGCCGCGCGCAGCTCGACTGGCTGAAGGCGGGCCTCGCGTCCTCGGGCGCCGCCTGGAAGCTGGTCGGCACCTCGGTGATGATCTCGCCGGTCGCCTTCGGCTCCCTGCCCGCGCACCTCCTCGCGCCCCTCGCGGAGTTGCTGGGTCTGCCCAAGGAGGGCCTCGCCATCAACACCGACCAGTGGGACGGCTACACGGACGACCGCAAGGAACTCCTGGCCCACCTGCGGGACAACAAGATCCAGGACACCGTCTTCCTGACCGGTGACATCCACATGGCGTGGGCGAACAACGTGCCGGCCACGGCGGCCACGTACCCCCTCTCGCCCTCGGTCGCCACGGAGTTCGTGGTCACCTCGGTGAGTTCGGACAACATCGACGACATGCTCGACGTCGCCCCGCACACCGTCTCGCTGGCGGCCGCGGCGGCCATCAAGGCGGCCAACCGCCATGTGAAGTGGCTGGACATGGACTCGCACGGCTACGGCGTCCTCGACGTCACCGCCGAGCGCGCGCAGATGGACTACTACGCCCTCTCCGACCGGACCGACCCGAAGGCGACGTCGTCCTGGGTCCGTTCCTACCGCACGCTCAGCGGCACGCAGAAGGTCGAGCGGGTGCACGAGCCGGTGCGCTGAGCCCGCGGGGGCGTGCCGGAGGCCGTCAGAGCGTCTCCAGGAAGCCGGTCGCCGTGCGCCACGTCGCCTCCGCCGCCTCGGCGTCGTAGTCGTCGAGGTCCGGGTCGGTGAAGAGGTGCCCGGCGCCCGCGTAGCGGTAGATCTCCACGTCGGCCCCGGCGCGCCCCATCCGCAGGTACCACGCGCTCAGCCAGTCGTCCGACTCGAAGGGGTCGGGCTCCGCCACGTGCAGCTGCACCGGCAGGCCGTCCACGGACGCGTTCTCCGCGATGTCGGAGGTGCCGTGCAGGAGCAGCAGGCCGCGCGCCTTGTCGTCGCCGAGCGCGAGGGTCTGCGCGGTCGC is a genomic window containing:
- a CDS encoding DsbA family protein; protein product: MSKRNSQAAKSAARERIRAQQEAERKREKRKRAAIVGVSIVGVIAIAGGVGYAVMQSNKPSDPSKWEKAADAKVVAPANTSGKNGTTVTLGKSSTKNTVHLYEDPRCPGCAAMEQSIGSAVDKGMKDGDYKLSFTIGTFLDNNLGGEGSKNALSALGAALNVSPDAFLEFKTALYSAKFHPSESTDTFADDDELLKVADTVDALKDNKKFESAVKKGTYDAWAVKMSDSFQDAEGVESTPTIKVNGKVIETPKTPDAWKAALKTAGVTK
- a CDS encoding alkaline phosphatase D family protein; the protein is MTSSLPSAPTGASTPSRRTVVKAVAATAALAAPLATASLAHAAESPAFLHGVASGDPLPDGVLLWTRVTPTPDAVPGSGKGPDTEVRWEIAEDKGFSRVVSRGSTTARAASDHTVKADVRGLRQATTYYFRFSVGDASPVHSPVGRTRTTPAHEATAHGVRFGVVSCANWEAGYFSAYRHLADRTELDAVLHLGDYIYEYRSGEYPTADDVVRQHEPRHEIITLADYRVRHGAHKTDPDAQAMHAAHPVVAIWDDHEFADNTWSGGAVNHSASEGPWAQRMAAAKQAYFEWMPVRPSTEGTVHRRIRFGRLADLHLLDLRSFRSQQAGTGSGAVDDPDRTLTGRAQLDWLKAGLASSGAAWKLVGTSVMISPVAFGSLPAHLLAPLAELLGLPKEGLAINTDQWDGYTDDRKELLAHLRDNKIQDTVFLTGDIHMAWANNVPATAATYPLSPSVATEFVVTSVSSDNIDDMLDVAPHTVSLAAAAAIKAANRHVKWLDMDSHGYGVLDVTAERAQMDYYALSDRTDPKATSSWVRSYRTLSGTQKVERVHEPVR
- a CDS encoding dienelactone hydrolase family protein; this translates as MNIMLFHSTYGLRPAVHAAADRLRAAGHKVWTPDLFEGRTFDTVEEGMAFQDGLGKDELLKRAILAAAPYSERGLVYAGFSLGAATAQTLALGDDKARGLLLLHGTSDIAENASVDGLPVQLHVAEPDPFESDDWLSAWYLRMGRAGADVEIYRYAGAGHLFTDPDLDDYDAEAAEATWRTATGFLETL